The genomic window TAACCGCCTTTGGCCGCCCAGATGCCGTTCTGGCGGCTCACGGACGCTGCTACAAGCATGGTGCCGAAGACGAGGGCGGTTCCCAGGATGGAGACGGTCCCGGAGGCGATCGATGCGGCCCCTGCCACTTCCAGGGTTCCGGCCACCGCCACCATGAGAGGCGCTGGCCGCAGCCCCCAGGCCGCGAACAGCGGTGCCGTGCCTTGGATTCCTCCGCCGCCGAACCAGCCGAAGAGCTTCTGCGTACCGTGGCAGGCAACGAGCACCGCAAGTACCACTCTGAGCAGCAAGATCCCTTCATCCACAATGTTCTCTTTCCATCAGATCGGGGTTCCGGGGCTGGCTCATGGCTGCTGCCGGCGGACGAGGCCGAGGATGTGGGCGCGGAGGTCAGCGAACTCCCGGGTGGATTTGGTTGCTACCTGGTCCCGCGGGTGGGGCAGGTTCACGGGGACGATCTCACTGACGCTGGTGGGGGTGCCGGAGAGCACGATGACACGGTCTGCCAGGTAGACGGATTCTTCGATGTCGTGGGTGACGAGAAGAATCGTCATGCCGTATTTTTCCTTGATGGTGTGAGTCAGGTCTTCCAAATCGGAGCGGGTTTGGGCATCAACGGACGCGAAGGGTTCATCCATCAGTAGGACTGCGGGTTCGTAGGCGACGGCCCGGGCGATGGCTACCCGCTGCTGCATGCCGCCTGACAGTTGCCAGGGGTGCTGGGATCCGCTGTTTTCCAGCCCGACGCTGGCGAGGGCGGCGCGGGCCCGTTCCCGCCGCTGCGTCGCTGATATTCCGGGCCGGCCCCGCAGAGGGAGCTCCACATTGGCCTGCACCGTCAACCAGGGCATCAGGGAGCGGCTGTAGTCCTGGAAGACGACGGCCATTCGTGGCGGTGGTCCGACGACCTTGTCTTCGCCGATGAAGACTGTTCCCGCTGTGGAGGGCATCAGCCCTGCCAGGCAGCGCAGAAGGGTTGTCTTTCCGGCGCCGGACGGTCCGACGATGCAGACGGTTTCCCGGTCGTAGACGTCAAAGCTGATGTCCCCCAGCACGGTCCGTGCGGTGGCTCCGGTGCCGTAGGTCTTGGCAAGACCTTGAGCCGAGAGTGCGCGCGCGCCGGTGAGGCTGCGTTTGATGGTTGTGTCAGTCATTGTGGTCCTCCTTGGTCTGTTCCGCGCAGGCCACGGTGCCAGCGGAGCAGACGGTGTTCGATAATTCTGAAAAGCACGTTGGACAGGTATCCCAGGATTCCGAGGATCAGGAGGGCCGCCCACATGACGTCCATGTCGTACTGCCGGGCCGACTGGAGTTCGATGTATCCGATGCCCTCGGTGGAGGCGACGTATTCGCTGGCCACGATGAGGATCACACCGAGGGAAACACTGATCCGGATGCCTGCAATGATCTGCGGTGACGCCGCGGGAAGGATGATGCGCCACAGGTAGTCCCGCCGTCTGATGGTGTAGCTGCGGGCGACGTCTTTGACGAGGACGTCGATGCCCCTGATTCCGTCGATGGTGTTCATCAGAACCGGCCAGAAGGCGCCGAACACGATGATGGCCACCTTCATTTCGGCCCCGATGCCGAACATGAACAGGGCAATCGGCAGCAGCGCTACGCCCGGAATGGCCCGCATGAACTCCAGCAGCGGCTGCAGCGCTGTATACAGCGCTGGCACCAGTCCCAGGAGCAGACCGATGGCGATGCCGAGGATGACGGAGACGGCGAGGCCGGCTCCGAGATTCTGCAGGCTGGGAAGGATGTCGGTTTCGAAGCGCGCCGTCATTACGGTGCCGATTTCGGTGGTGATCCGGCTAAGTGGTGGGAAGTACAGCGAGGTACTGGTGCTGCTGAGGATCCACCAGGCCAGGAAGCCGGCGACGGGCAGCCACACCTCCGTGACGAGGTTTGTCGTTTTGCCAAGGACTGCTCTCATGCGCTTATTCCTCTCACGGAGGGGTGCCAGAAAAGGACCCGTCGGGACATGTAGTTCAGTCCGAGGTAGGCGGCGATTCCAACGAGGCCGATGAGGAGCACGT from Arthrobacter globiformis includes these protein-coding regions:
- a CDS encoding ABC transporter permease, which codes for MRAVLGKTTNLVTEVWLPVAGFLAWWILSSTSTSLYFPPLSRITTEIGTVMTARFETDILPSLQNLGAGLAVSVILGIAIGLLLGLVPALYTALQPLLEFMRAIPGVALLPIALFMFGIGAEMKVAIIVFGAFWPVLMNTIDGIRGIDVLVKDVARSYTIRRRDYLWRIILPAASPQIIAGIRISVSLGVILIVASEYVASTEGIGYIELQSARQYDMDVMWAALLILGILGYLSNVLFRIIEHRLLRWHRGLRGTDQGGPQ
- a CDS encoding DoxX family protein codes for the protein MDEGILLLRVVLAVLVACHGTQKLFGWFGGGGIQGTAPLFAAWGLRPAPLMVAVAGTLEVAGAASIASGTVSILGTALVFGTMLVAASVSRQNGIWAAKGGYELPLLYGLIALGLGVTGPGRYSVDQALALPDFTGMGYTAAAAALSFIGASPLLIRTTRTARKPA
- a CDS encoding ABC transporter ATP-binding protein, translated to MTDTTIKRSLTGARALSAQGLAKTYGTGATARTVLGDISFDVYDRETVCIVGPSGAGKTTLLRCLAGLMPSTAGTVFIGEDKVVGPPPRMAVVFQDYSRSLMPWLTVQANVELPLRGRPGISATQRRERARAALASVGLENSGSQHPWQLSGGMQQRVAIARAVAYEPAVLLMDEPFASVDAQTRSDLEDLTHTIKEKYGMTILLVTHDIEESVYLADRVIVLSGTPTSVSEIVPVNLPHPRDQVATKSTREFADLRAHILGLVRRQQP